GTTTAAAGTAAACTCAGATGTTGTTATCGATATCAATACAAGACATTCAGATATCGAAATAGAAACCTGGAATAAAGATAAAGTTGTTATTGAGGCATTTATGGTTGTTGAAGGAGAAGAAGTAACCGAAGAAATGCGAGATAAGTTTTATAAAAAATGGGATTTTGATGCTTTTGGAAACAGCTCGAAAATAACGGTAAAATCAAGAACGAATTCTTTTATAGATTTCAATTCTTTTAATTTCGATGCTCCGAATTATGAGTTTTATATTGGAGATTTAGAAGATTTCTCTTTAGGAAGTTTAGATATTTTAGATTCAATAGACTTTATTGCTCCTGATGATATAATTATGATTCCTGATGTTCAATTACCACCAATGCCACCACTTCCAGATTTACCTCCGCTTCCGAGTGAGTTTGATTTCGAAGCGTATAAAAAAGATAAATCTTATTTAGAACGTTGGAAGGAAGAGAATAAAGGTATGATTGGAAAGAATGCTAAAGTAACTGTTGGTAATAGTTCAATTTCAATTAAAAGTGATGATACCGATATTACAATGTTAAAAGAGGAGGAGAAATATAAAAAGGAGATTGAAAAGGCAAGAAGGCTATATGAAAAAGAAAGAGTTAAGGCAAAAGTTGCGTACAGAGAAGCAAAAAAGAAACTATTGAAGGAACAGAAGAAATTGAAAAAGAATAAAAGAGAAAAGTTAAAAGCATCTTTGAAAAAATATAACCAAGAAAGAAAAGAAATACGTGATTTACTAAAGAAAAGAAGTAAATTAAAGATTAAACGATTGATAAAAATTAAAGCACCAAAAAATGCTAAATTTAATATGGATGTTAAGTACGGAGCATTAAGTTTTGCGAAGTAAATATTCAAAAGTTAATTAAAATAAAAAACCACTATTGTTAGTGGTTTTTTTTTATTTAAACTTGTTACCTTTACCTCTCAAGAAAACCATTCTTAATAACAAAATTATACTAAGAATAATACAATGGAATTATACAAAGAAAATCAACTGAAAATATACAATTCGCTCTCAAAATCTAAAGAAGAGTTTAAGCCTGTAACCGAAGGAAGAGTGGGAATGTATGTTTGTGGTCCAACTGTATATAGCAATGTTCACTTAGGAAATCTTAGGACGTTCATGTCATTTGATATGGTTTTCAGATATCTTTTGCATTTAGGATATAAAGTGAGATATGTACGAAATATTACAGATGCAGGACATTTAGAAAGTGATGCAGAAGAAGGTGAAGATAAAATTGCAAAAAAGGCAAGATTAGAAGAAATTGAACCAATGGAAGTTGTACAACGTTATACAGTAGACTTTCATGAAGTTACTGCTAAATATAACTTTTTACCACCAAGTATTGAACCAACGGCAACTGGACATATAGTTGAGCAAATTGAAATGATTAAAGAAATCATGGATAAAGGTTTAGCTTATGAAGTAAATGGATCTGTATATTTTGATGTATTAAAATACAACGAAGAAGGAAACAATTATGGTGTTCTTTCAGGGAGAAATGTGGAAGATGCAATTCATAATACCAGAGCTCTTGATGGTCAATCAGAAAAGAAAAACCCTCAAGATTTTGCGTTGTGGAAAAGAGCAGACGAAAGACATATCATGCGTTGGCCATCACCATGGAGTGACGGTTTTCCAGGATGGCACTTAGAATGTTCTGTTATGAGTTCTAAATACTTAGGAGAACAAATTGATATTCATGGAGGAGGAATGGATTTAAAATTCCCTCATCATGAGTGTGAAATAGCTCAGTCTCATGCTTGTTCAGGTGTACAGCCTGTAAATTACTGGATGCACGCGAATATGTTATTGTTGAATGGACAAAAAATGTCTAAATCAACAGGAAATAGTATTTTACCAGATGAGATTTTATCTGGAGACAATACTATTCTAAGTAAAGCATTTGGAGCAGGTGTTGTAAGGTTTTTTGCAATGCAAGCGCACTATAGAAGTATTTTAGATTTTTCTAACGATGCTTTGTTAGCTTCTGAAAAAGGATACAATAAGTTAATGGAAGCTTTGAGTATTCTTAAGGAATTAAAAACAGCTAAAGAATCAAGTTTTGATGTTCAAGCATGGAAACAGAAATGTTACGATGCTATGAATGATGATTTTAATACGCCGATTTTAATTGCGAATTTATTTGAAGCGGTTAAATTTATTAATCAAGTAAAAGATAACAAAGGAACTGTTTCAGCAAGTGACGCCGAGTTATTAAGTGCAACATTGAATTCTTTTGTATACAATATATTAGGATTGGTTAACGATTCAAAAGAACAAAGCTCTGATAAATTAGGAGGCGTTGTTGAGTTGTTAATTAAATTGAGAAAAGAAGCAAGAGATAATAAAGATTGGGCTTTATCGGATCAAATTCGTGATGAGCTTGCAGCTTTAGGAATTCAATTAAAGGACGGAAGAGAAGGAACTACATTTTCAGTAAACTAAGATGTTAAAAAAGATTCTTGCATTTCCGTTCATAATGTTGATTCGTTTTTATCAAACGGCTATATCACCATTCACACCAGCAACATGTAGATATAATCCTACATGTTCGGCATATTCCTTAGAAGCAATAAAGCGACACGGAATATTTTATGGAGGTTGGTTAGCTGTAAAACGAATTTTCAGTTGTCATCCTTGGGGTGGAAGTGGATATGATCCAGTACCAGAAAAGAAACAAAAAACTAAACTTTAATACTACATGAATTTTATAGCAATTACTTGGGATTGGGATCCTGAAATTTTTAATATCGGCGGATTTAGTATTCGTTGGTATAGCTTAATGTTTATCATTGCTTTTGTTTTAGGATTGCAGCTCATGAAGAAAATTTATACAGAGGATAATATCTCTCACGAGAAAATGGATCCTTTGTTTATGTACACCTTTGTTTCTATGTTAATAGGTATGCGTTTGGGTGAAGTTTTCTTTTACAGTTGGGCTGATTACCAAGATAACTTATTGCAGATTATTTTACCTTTTAGAAAACAAGAAGGAGCAGAGATGTTATTTGGTTTAGTTAAAGGTTGGAAATTTACTGGAATTTCTGGTTTCGCTAGTCATGGTGCAGCTATCGCAATTCCAATTGCATTATATTTTTATGCAAAAAAGCATTTACAAAAATCATGGTTATTCATTTTAGATAGAATGGGAATTATGGTTGCTTTGGCTGGTTTCTTTATTAGAATGGGTAATTTCTTTAATTCAGAAATCTATGGTAAGCAAACAGGTTCAAGTTTTGGAGTTATTTTCAAAAGAGCAGGAGAGAAGTATCCTTGTCACCCAACACAGATTTACGAAGCTTTTAGTTATTTAGCGTTATTCTTTATTCTATGGAGATTATACTGGAAAACAGATAAAAAGCAAAAAGAAGGGTATTTATTCGGAGTGTTTATGATAGCACTTTGGTCTCTACGTTTCTTAATTGAATTTATAAAACAACCTCAAGTAGTTGAGCGAGGAGAATGGGCGCTGAATACTGGACAATGGTTGAGTATTCCTTTAATTTCAATCGGAATTTGGTTGGTGTTAAGAAAAACAAAAACAGATAAAGTATAAATTAGAAAATAAAAAAAGGAGTAACAGAAATGTTGCTCCTTTTTTGTTTTAAATCCTTTTTAATATTCCTTTTAAAATTTCATCTTCTTCATCCAAAAGATAATCTTTAATGAAGATATCAGGAATTACACCTTCATGTTTTGTACTTCCATTTACACGTATCATTTTTCCTTTTGACATTTGAACTGTTATTCCAGTATTGGGAAGTTTAAAATAGAACACAGAGGCAATTAATGATGGAAATTCTGCTGTTTCTTCTCCTACAATAGTACCGAAATTATAATCTTGAATTTGAGCTGCAGTAACTGTGGCTTGAGAATGTGATTGTCTATTCACTAGAACGTACACTTTCCCTTTGAATCTATTGTTTATAGATTGAGGTTGAATTTTATCAAACTCATATGAATAACGTTCTCCATTTTTGTGATTAAATATAGATTGCCAATACTTACTCTTATTACTTTTTTTACCGCTTTCTTTCAATAATCTACTAGTTCTTAACTCAAAAGAACTATTCCAAGTAAAAGGTTGATTAGCAATATAAGAAACCAAATAATCGCTGAACACATTATCTCCTCCAGAATTATTTCTTAAGTCTATTATTAACGATTTTGAGGCTTTATTTTGAATTTCTTCGAATGAATTTTTAATAAATAATTTGAAGTTCTCTAAATCGCCATCAAAGCTTCCAGGATTCAAATAAGCAATAGTATTGTAGAATTTTAAAGCCATTTTAGCATTTAATAGTTCTGATCTCCTGTCCTCATATTCAGTCATAAGAGAGATTGCATTAAGTGAATGTTTTTTAGTTGCTCCTTTACACTTAATTTGAATTTCAAAATGATTGACTTGACCGAAAATCTGCCAGTAATAGCGAGGAAAACTATACATTTCTATTTTCACGTTTTTCATCATTTTTCGTTCTCCAGAAACTTGACGATAGATGCTATTTAATATTTCCTTAATAGATACTCCGTTTATACTAAAAATTTCATCTCCAATGTTAATTTTTGTATTGCTTGACCAGTTTTTACGAATTAATGCTTTGTCACCTTCAAAAGCTAGTTCTAAAGGAAAGATAGTGGCTTTATCCGAAGAAGCATACTTCATATATTCAGCACCTGGGAAATTTATACATGTATGTCCATTATTAACTAAAACAGGCAATTGTTGAAGTGTATTTGTAGCTTCTAGAATACTTAATGAATCTTTTATAATTTGATTTTTAATCTTGGTAAACCCTTTTTCAAAAGCAGTTTTGGAAACAGATTCATAAATGTCATATTGTGCTTCGAGTAAAGCTGTTTTTAAATAAGATAAATCTTCTAGAATTTGATTCTTTGTGAATTTTGTTTGTCCTTTAAGTTGCATGGAATACACTAAAAATAGGACGAAGTAAATTTTAATTTTCATGTACTTGTAATATCGTTTATGGCTGCAAAATTAAGAGTCAAAACTATGCTAGTCGTCCGAATGCTTCCATTAAGACTCATTTTTTACTTTTTTAAGGTATTGACTAGGAGTGAGTTCTGTGTTTTTCTTGAAAGCACTATTAAAAGTAGACTTTGAATTAAATCCTGCTTCGAAAGCTAAACCTAATAGAGATAGTTTTTCTAGATTTGAAGTTTTTACAAGTTTTTGAAATTCTTGAACTCTGTAAGAATTTATAAGGTCATAGAAATTTTTACCACAGTTTTGGTTGATTTTTAAAGAAACTGTTTTAGGTTTCATCTCTAAGAGTTCTGCAAGCTTATTTAAATTGATATCGGAATTTAAATAGGGTTTTTCCAAAAGCATGACTTGATTCAGTTTGTCAAGAAATTCAAGATCTTTTGATGGAGATGAATCTTCTTTTTCAATATTAGAAATTTCAGGAATGAGTAATTCAGGGTTTACTTTATTTAAATAGCCTTTGAATCCTATCCAAGTACAGGTAATAGCGAGAATAACAAAGTTCGGTAAGAAGTAATATTCTCTCAAATTTCGATCAAATACAAATCGATCAACTTCTGTAAGTATATTCCAAAGAATAGGATAAAATCCAAAAATTATAATCGGGATTTTTAACCAGTGGTGAGCTTTATCTTCAATTTTAGAAAAATATTGTTTTAACTGTAATTCATACTTGAATAAAAGTCTAATTGAAATAATACTATACACTAATATTGAGATAATTCCAATCCATTGTTGAGTAAGATATACGTATGTAATATTAGGAATCGGATCTACGTATAATGCATCCGCTCCGTTTCTATATAAGGCAGTTCTGTAAAAGATAAACTCTATCAGTAAAGGAATAAAATGAATACTATTTTTCTTGGTGAATTTAAAAGATGGTTTGGTTATACTTAAGGTGTAAAAGTATAAAGCGGGCCCCATACCATAAAGCATTTCCAGTTGAACATACCTGAAAATATGCATTAAGTTAAAGTCTTTTAACACATTAACTAATACAATATTTATGGCCATTATGGCATAAAAGAAAATAAGTAATGCTAAGAATTTATTAGCAAGTATTTTAGGTTGTTTTTTTAATATTAGAATACTCAAAATGATTGCTTGAAAAGCAAAAACACAGATTATAGTAAACAAAATTGAGTTTGAAGTGATCATCTTAATGTTTCTAATAGTTGAGTTGGTTTGTGGAACTCAAAGTCTAAAGTATATAATAAGAATGATTTTTTAAACACTTTAAGTAAAAGAAAAGGAGTGATGCTTCAATCATCACTCCCTGCAGAATCGATATAACTCGAAACTTGAATAAAACTATTTTTTAAAACTTATAGTTCTGTATTATAACTATCTACTAAGCTTACAACTTTTAGCTCCTTTTTAAACGCTTCTATTGATGATATATTTCCTTTCTTCACACGAATTGTTTTTTCCGAGTTAGGTAACATATTGAAATAATTATCTGAGAAATTTTCGTCAAAATTACCCGAAGCAAATACACCAATAGCTAGTTTTTTCGTTTGAAGAGAAACAATATATTCGGTTTCATTTTCACTTATATCGTAACTTAATTCAGGGTTAGGTAGTTCTAACTCTTTAAAATGTTTTAAGAAATGTTCATTAGAACAATTGGTTTCTTTATTTGTTGAAAACGATGCACTCAAGAAAACATCTTCGAATCCGTTTGAGTATTTCTTTAAATCTTCTTTTGAAATGAGTAAATAACTGGCAGATGAGTTTGCTGTAACTTCTATGTCTTTATTCCAAGTGTTAAGTTCTGTTCCATCAAAATTCAGAAGTTTCACTTTTAATTGTCCAGAGAAGTTTTTTAGATCATCCGTAGCAATATATATGGCAACGGAGTCAGAGCCTTTCTTATCATCAAAACTGATAATGGTTTTTTCAAACGCTTTTTTTACTCCGTAATGTAGCGCTTTCCATTTTCCGTAATAATCAATGCTCGACCAAGAGGCAACTGGCCAACAATCGTTAATTTGCCAATACAAAGATCCCATGCAACGATATCTGTTTTTACGATGAGCTTCAATTCCTGTTGTAATTCCATAGGCTTGTAATAAATGACTTACATACAAAAAGCTTTCAAAATCTTTAGGTTGTTTGTAATGACGAAGCATGTATTCTTTTATAGTACCATTTCCAATACTTGAACGTTGGTGAGATTTCATTACTTCAGAGAAAATATCATGATCTTCTGGAATTGTATATTTATTTACAGTGGCTAATTCAGGAAAAGATTGGAATCCAAATTCAGACATGAAACGTGGAATTTTTACATTGTAATTAGAGAATGGTTCCTTTCCCCACCAAACTCCCCAGTAATGAGCATCACCATCAGTATGAGATTCTGGTACTCCAAGTTCACTACTAGGAGATGAAGCCCAATATTTTCTGTCAGAATCATATTGTTCAACAACCTCAGGTAATACTTTATGGAAAATATCGGTATATGATTTCCATGTTGTATTTGCGGCTTTTTCAGATTGTTCTTTGGTAACTTTCTGTTTCCAGCCCCAGCGTTCCCAGGCAGATAATACTTCATTATTTCCACACCATAAAGCAATAGAAGTATGATTTCTTAATCGTTTTACGTTATCAATTGCCTCTTGTTTTACACTTTCTAAATATGCATCGTCTCCAGGATACATAGCACAGGCAAACATAAAATCTTGCCAAACTAATAATCCCATTTCATCACATAAATCATAAAATTCTTTGTTTTCATAAACTCCACCTCCCCAAACTCTAATCATATTCATGTTAGCATCTTTAGCAGAATTTAAAATATTCTGATAATTAGATGATTTTACTCTCGGTAAAAAGATGTCTTGAGGAATATAATTTGCTCCTTTCATAAAAGTAGGAATTCCATTGACAGTAAAATAAAAGGAAGAACCAATAGAGTCTTTTTCTCTTTTCAGTTCTATTGTTCTTAATCCAACTCGATTTACTTTAGAATCAGAATGATTTTTGTGTCGAGCTTTAACTTCTATGTTATATAAATATTGTTTACCCATACCGTTAGGCCACCATAGTTTAGGGTTTCGAATGCTAAACGGAATTGTAAATTTGTTTTGACCAGGCTTTAAATTGAACTCTTTAGATGTTACAATACTATCGTTTACGGAGATTTCAATGATACTTTTTTCAATTTCTTTATGACTATTAATTTCTACTGATGCTGAAAGAGAAGCAGAGTCTTTAGCAATTTGTTGTCTTATGAAAACATCATCAATTTTGAAGTTATCCCAACTTCTCAAAACAACAGGTCTCCATATTCCGGAAGTTACTAATCTTGGTCCCCAATCCCAACCAAAATGATAACCAGCTTTTCTTGAAAATACACTTACTTTTTTCTTGCCTTCAACTTTACCAATTTCAGCTAAATCATTATCGGAAACTTCAATTTGATAATCAATAGCATCATATTTTTCAATTCCTTTTGTAATTGGCGATTCTAGAACAACTTTTAAAGTATTATCCCCTTCTTTTAAAATTGATTTTGCGTCAACTTTATATCGACGGAACATATTGTCTGTTGTTAGGATTTCTTTATTATTCAAATAGATTTTTCCGTAGGTGTCTATTCCTTCGAATTCCATCTCAATTTGTTCTTTAGTAAGTAAATCTTTGGTGATGGTAAAGGTTGATTGGTAAATCCAGTTCGACTTATCTACCCACTGTACATCATGTTCATTTAATCTATAAAATGGATTTTCTATAACATTATTACTCAGTAAATCTGTATGAACAGTTCCTGGAACTTCGGCAGCTCTCCATACTGTGTCTTTTTCTTTTTTGAATGTCCAGTTTGAATTGATTTCCATTTCATTTACTATTGATTTTTTACATCCTATAATAGAAAAGACAATGAAGAATAGGAGGAAGTTATTGAATGACTTCATTATTTGGTTGTTTGTTGTTTTGGAGAAGTCAAGATAACAAAATATGAGTTTGCAATTTTTTACTATTCTAACATAAATTGAACATAAAATTACTTTGATAATAACCGAAAAAAACCTTATTCTAGATAGAATAAGGTTTTCATAGTATTTGTTGTACATATTAGTTATATGTCTTCCTCAGTTTTTTCCAATTATTATTTGCTTTGGAAATTAGTTTTTCGTCATTTTTTTCCTTCAACCATAATTGTTTTGCATCTAATTCAACATTATTTAAGAAGAGGTAATATTTATTGCTAATTACTAGGAATTTATTGGGGTCAACTCTAAACTTTGCTCCTGCATAAGTTCCGAAAGCGCAGTATCCACCATATTGAGGTAAATATTTTTTCGGATTACCATCAAAAGTGTTTTTTTGTGCTTCTGATGTAAAGTAGTACGTAACTCCTTCGTAAGTTGACTTGTAATTTTTACTACCTCTTTGTGCAAGATTTAAATCTAGGTATGATACCGGACTATATCCTTGAAGTGCAATATTGCTGTTGTCGATATTATTTGCTTTTTTATCTTGACCGTAAGTAGATAATGAAGTTAAAAACAAACAGGCTATTAATGTTAATTTGAAAATTTTCATGATATGTATATATTATTAATTTAATTTTTAAGAAATACTTGATTGTGGTTTATGTGCACTTACTACTAAAAGAACAGTTATTCCGTTTATCCAATAATAATAAGCGTCAATTCCTTGGAAAGAGAATAAAAATGGAACTATAACGAATAGTAATCCGACAATAAAGTCTACAGTTAAGTGTAATTTATAAGACAAAACTCTTAGAACACCTAAATGATGATCAGTTAATAATGTTAGAACGAAAGCGGCAATACCAGTTATAACTGAAATCCAAAGAGCTAACGAGTTGATTTTTCCTAATTCTAACAGAAAGGGTAATGCTATCAAGGCAATTGCCACAGGATAATCTAAAAAAGCATGAATTCTTTTAGTAACAAATTTCATAAGTAATCGGATTTAGTTTGCGTTGAAATATTCTTCTTTAATAACTTGACCTTGATCATTCCATTCTCTTTGAATGATTTCGTGCCAATAAATTTTAGAACCATCTTTCATATCAAAATCAAAAGTGAATTCTGAAGCAGAATTAGTTCCATCAACTATAGTTTTGTGATGTTTAATTCCATTTACATTTGATATTGCTCCTAGAAATCCTTCCATTTTTGCAACCATTTCTGTTTTTGAATTGGTAGTAGAATTTTCATAATCGGAAGTGTTTGCGTTAGTTGCAAAATACTTTTTTACTGCATTTACGATATCTCCTTGAGATACCATTGCGTCCATGTTTTTTACTTGATCTTTAATATTCATTTTATATACTTTTATTAAGTTATTATGTTGATACAAAGATCAGAAGAGAGTAAAAGGAAAGAGGTACAAAAAAGACGTTAACTATTGTACTTTTTTAAAAATTGAGTGGGAGTTAATTGTGTGTAATGCTTGAAGAAAGTAGAAAAGTGATTGGCTTCTTCAAAGCCTAAATAAAAAGCAATGTTTTTAATTTTCTCACCGTTTAGTAATAATTCTTTTGAAGTTCTTATGATTTCTTGTCTTATAAGTTGACCAACTGAGGTATTTAATTTTTGACGTACTTTTTTATTTAAGGTCTTTTCAGTGATATGTAGTTTATCTGCATAAAAAGAAAGGGATTTTTGAGAGGTATGATAATCATGAATCATTTGAAACAAATCATTTTCAAATTGATCATCTAATTGAAAACCAATTTGATCTCTAAATTCGCTTGGAGTAATTCCTGTGTTTTTCTTAAAGTTTTTATTAAAATAAGCTACGTCTTTATACCCTTGTTCGTAAGCTATCTGTTTGATTGGATTATCAGTAAAGGCTATAAGTTTTTGATCTTCTATTAATCGTTTATTGACTTCAAGTTTTTTTATGGTTAAACCAATCTTGTTTTTAAGAAGATAATTTATATTCTTATTGTTTTTACTGATTTTCTTAATGAGCTCTTCTACAGAAAGGTGATTTTTAAATTCTTGATCGATCACTTCTTTGATATCAAAAATTATTTGATATTCTTTCTTATCAGCTTTAAAAGGATTTTGCCAATACCATTGGTTTACTGAAATATCAATAATATCTTTTTGAGAAGAGAAAATAGTATTGGATAAGTATTTTTGGCAATCTTTACAATCTAAATAATCAATGTAACCGAGAGAAACTAAGTGCTTAAATAATATTCGAACATCTCGACTTTTAAATAAAACTTGATTATCAAAATCAATTCGTCTTACTACAAAAGATTCAGAAGAGAACTTTATGTACTGACCTTTTTCTAAAAAAATCAATTTATCATCCCAATTTAAATAGTTTTTAAAATCTACTTCAATTGTTCCTTTTCCTTTTAGGATATGAAATAAAGAATGAGTTTCTAAAAAATAGATTTTATTAACTTCAGGAGTAAACTTAGATACCATTAACCTTTTTAATGATTGTACATTTTATTGGATTTAAAGGTAATGTTTTTCAATAAAAAAGCTCGATGATATTACATCGAGCTTCTTGAATTTATTTTGTGATATAAACTTTTGTTTGATAATTGTAATTCCCGGATTGAATTTTTACAATATAGATCCCACTGGTCACGTTCGGTAGTTGAACTTGAAAATCACTAGTTTGATATTTCTCGTTTTTAATCTGCTTACCAAGTAAATCGTAAACTTGCACTTTGTATTCTTGACCGTTGGAACTATTGGAAATTTTAACATTGAAATTTCTATCAGTAGAAGGGTTTGGATAAATACTCACATTATTTTTATCTGCAATATTATCTCCAATACTCAATGTTTTATCACTTATTCCTTGAATTACTAAAGAAAAATCCTGAGGATTAAGTAGAGTTCCTTTATGAGTAACTTCTAAAGTATATGTTCCTGCAGGTAAGTTTTTAGTATCAATTCTTTCAATATTATCTCTAAAGTTATCTCCTTTTGTTGCCGCGTCGTCAAAATTATTTGATGTTGCGTTAGGAGTTAAAACCCATGGTTTAAATTCATTCCCATTCTTATCATAAACAATTACATCCAAATCATTAATCAATTTAGTTTCTTGATTATCTTCACTGAAAATAATATCACTCGCTGCTGGATCTGTCCATGCAATACTTACAATTAGATTTGAACCTTCTTCAATGTCAAATTCAGTTTTATATATTTCACCTTGTGAAAGAGATAACTCTTGAATTTTAGTAGTCTTATTTAGTTCAGAAATTACATTTGCGGCACGCTCAGCATTTAAAATTCCCCAACCATTTTGAAAATCAGGGCCATCATTTACACCAGCTTCATCTGTTGTTCCAAGTAGAAGAGCTCTGACTGTTGCCGATCTCATGAAAAAGCTTGTTTTATTGCGGTAATGTTGTTGAAGCAGTGCGATACTACCAGTAACCGTTGGAGTTGACATAGATGTTCCGCTTTTGGTTGAATATTCTGTTGTACCAGCATTATCAGATGAAAATAAGGTTACACCATTTGTAACCAAATCAGGTTTTATTCTCCAGTCATCTGTTGGTCCCCAACTACTAAACGCTGATTGAACAACTGACTCAGGTCCAGTATAAGATGAAATATCTTCAACAGCACCAACTACGATTACGTTTTTAGCTGTCGCTGCAGCTCTAACTAAATCATATCCATTATCAAAAATATTAATTCCGTCATTTCTTGTATTCCCTGCGGATTTACACATTGTTAAATAAGGAGCATTATAAGTAATAATATCCCAATTTCGGGCATCAGTATTATAGGCTCCATAAAATTGTTGAGTATTGAAAGTTGGTAACCTTTGTGAATAAGAATGATTTGATAAAATACCTCCTGCAGCAGCAAAATCTGCAATTTCCGCCTCATCATTATCTGCCAAATATGCTTTCATTGTTGCCGCAGATGCCATTCCTCTTGCTTCTGAGTTTATACCAGTAGCAATCATAGTACCAGTAGTGTGAGTAGCATGACTTGATGCACTAAAAGGATCAATTATATCTACTCGGTTAATATATTCTTGATGATTTAATAGAGGAAGCCCACCAGCTTCCCAGTGACCTATAGTTACTCCTGAT
This genomic window from Tenacibaculum sp. 190524A05c contains:
- the cysS gene encoding cysteine--tRNA ligase is translated as MELYKENQLKIYNSLSKSKEEFKPVTEGRVGMYVCGPTVYSNVHLGNLRTFMSFDMVFRYLLHLGYKVRYVRNITDAGHLESDAEEGEDKIAKKARLEEIEPMEVVQRYTVDFHEVTAKYNFLPPSIEPTATGHIVEQIEMIKEIMDKGLAYEVNGSVYFDVLKYNEEGNNYGVLSGRNVEDAIHNTRALDGQSEKKNPQDFALWKRADERHIMRWPSPWSDGFPGWHLECSVMSSKYLGEQIDIHGGGMDLKFPHHECEIAQSHACSGVQPVNYWMHANMLLLNGQKMSKSTGNSILPDEILSGDNTILSKAFGAGVVRFFAMQAHYRSILDFSNDALLASEKGYNKLMEALSILKELKTAKESSFDVQAWKQKCYDAMNDDFNTPILIANLFEAVKFINQVKDNKGTVSASDAELLSATLNSFVYNILGLVNDSKEQSSDKLGGVVELLIKLRKEARDNKDWALSDQIRDELAALGIQLKDGREGTTFSVN
- the yidD gene encoding membrane protein insertion efficiency factor YidD — encoded protein: MLKKILAFPFIMLIRFYQTAISPFTPATCRYNPTCSAYSLEAIKRHGIFYGGWLAVKRIFSCHPWGGSGYDPVPEKKQKTKL
- the lgt gene encoding prolipoprotein diacylglyceryl transferase, which produces MNFIAITWDWDPEIFNIGGFSIRWYSLMFIIAFVLGLQLMKKIYTEDNISHEKMDPLFMYTFVSMLIGMRLGEVFFYSWADYQDNLLQIILPFRKQEGAEMLFGLVKGWKFTGISGFASHGAAIAIPIALYFYAKKHLQKSWLFILDRMGIMVALAGFFIRMGNFFNSEIYGKQTGSSFGVIFKRAGEKYPCHPTQIYEAFSYLALFFILWRLYWKTDKKQKEGYLFGVFMIALWSLRFLIEFIKQPQVVERGEWALNTGQWLSIPLISIGIWLVLRKTKTDKV
- a CDS encoding S41 family peptidase, with the protein product MKIKIYFVLFLVYSMQLKGQTKFTKNQILEDLSYLKTALLEAQYDIYESVSKTAFEKGFTKIKNQIIKDSLSILEATNTLQQLPVLVNNGHTCINFPGAEYMKYASSDKATIFPLELAFEGDKALIRKNWSSNTKINIGDEIFSINGVSIKEILNSIYRQVSGERKMMKNVKIEMYSFPRYYWQIFGQVNHFEIQIKCKGATKKHSLNAISLMTEYEDRRSELLNAKMALKFYNTIAYLNPGSFDGDLENFKLFIKNSFEEIQNKASKSLIIDLRNNSGGDNVFSDYLVSYIANQPFTWNSSFELRTSRLLKESGKKSNKSKYWQSIFNHKNGERYSYEFDKIQPQSINNRFKGKVYVLVNRQSHSQATVTAAQIQDYNFGTIVGEETAEFPSLIASVFYFKLPNTGITVQMSKGKMIRVNGSTKHEGVIPDIFIKDYLLDEEDEILKGILKRI
- a CDS encoding helix-turn-helix domain-containing protein, whose protein sequence is MSILILKKQPKILANKFLALLIFFYAIMAINIVLVNVLKDFNLMHIFRYVQLEMLYGMGPALYFYTLSITKPSFKFTKKNSIHFIPLLIEFIFYRTALYRNGADALYVDPIPNITYVYLTQQWIGIISILVYSIISIRLLFKYELQLKQYFSKIEDKAHHWLKIPIIIFGFYPILWNILTEVDRFVFDRNLREYYFLPNFVILAITCTWIGFKGYLNKVNPELLIPEISNIEKEDSSPSKDLEFLDKLNQVMLLEKPYLNSDINLNKLAELLEMKPKTVSLKINQNCGKNFYDLINSYRVQEFQKLVKTSNLEKLSLLGLAFEAGFNSKSTFNSAFKKNTELTPSQYLKKVKNES
- a CDS encoding beta-mannosidase; amino-acid sequence: MKSFNNFLLFFIVFSIIGCKKSIVNEMEINSNWTFKKEKDTVWRAAEVPGTVHTDLLSNNVIENPFYRLNEHDVQWVDKSNWIYQSTFTITKDLLTKEQIEMEFEGIDTYGKIYLNNKEILTTDNMFRRYKVDAKSILKEGDNTLKVVLESPITKGIEKYDAIDYQIEVSDNDLAEIGKVEGKKKVSVFSRKAGYHFGWDWGPRLVTSGIWRPVVLRSWDNFKIDDVFIRQQIAKDSASLSASVEINSHKEIEKSIIEISVNDSIVTSKEFNLKPGQNKFTIPFSIRNPKLWWPNGMGKQYLYNIEVKARHKNHSDSKVNRVGLRTIELKREKDSIGSSFYFTVNGIPTFMKGANYIPQDIFLPRVKSSNYQNILNSAKDANMNMIRVWGGGVYENKEFYDLCDEMGLLVWQDFMFACAMYPGDDAYLESVKQEAIDNVKRLRNHTSIALWCGNNEVLSAWERWGWKQKVTKEQSEKAANTTWKSYTDIFHKVLPEVVEQYDSDRKYWASSPSSELGVPESHTDGDAHYWGVWWGKEPFSNYNVKIPRFMSEFGFQSFPELATVNKYTIPEDHDIFSEVMKSHQRSSIGNGTIKEYMLRHYKQPKDFESFLYVSHLLQAYGITTGIEAHRKNRYRCMGSLYWQINDCWPVASWSSIDYYGKWKALHYGVKKAFEKTIISFDDKKGSDSVAIYIATDDLKNFSGQLKVKLLNFDGTELNTWNKDIEVTANSSASYLLISKEDLKKYSNGFEDVFLSASFSTNKETNCSNEHFLKHFKELELPNPELSYDISENETEYIVSLQTKKLAIGVFASGNFDENFSDNYFNMLPNSEKTIRVKKGNISSIEAFKKELKVVSLVDSYNTEL